In Xiphias gladius isolate SHS-SW01 ecotype Sanya breed wild chromosome 6, ASM1685928v1, whole genome shotgun sequence, a single genomic region encodes these proteins:
- the uck2a gene encoding uridine-cytidine kinase 2-A isoform X1, with protein MAGDSETKPGDKAENESTNRQPFLIGVAGGTASGKSSVCSKIMELLGQNEIDHHQRQVVILSQDSFYRVLTPEQKAKALKGQFNFDHPDAFDNDLIITTLWDIKEGKTVHIPVYDFVSHSRKEETVIMYPADVVLFEGILMFYSQKIRDLFQMKLFVDTDADTRLSRRVLRDISERGRDLESVLAQYITFVKPAFEEFCLPTKKYADVIIPRGADNIVAINLIVQHIQDILNGGLTKRLNGWFNSYGTTKNEPNVESSSRPH; from the exons ATGGCAGGCGACAGCGAGACAAAGCCAGGTGACAAAGCCGAAAATGAGAGCACTAATCGGCAGCCTTTCCTCATCGGCGTGGCCGGAGGGACAGCCAGCGGCAAG TCGTCGGTGTGCAGTAAGATCATGGAGCTGCTGGGCCAGAATGAGATTGACCACCACCAGAGGCAAGTGGTCATCCTCAGCCAGGACAGCTTCTACAGGGTCCTCACCCCGGAGCAGAAGGCCAAAGCACTAAAGGGCCAGTTCAACTTCGACCACCCAG ATGCATTTGACAACGACCTCATAATCACAACTCTGTGGGACATCAAGGAGGGAAAAACAGTTCACATCCCTGTTTATGATTTTGTTTCCCATTCCAG GAAGGAAGAGACAGTGATAATGTACCCTGCTGATGTGGTGCTGTTTGAGGGTATCCTGATGTTCTATTCTCAGAAGATTCGAGACCTTTTCCAAATGAAGCTGTTTGTGGACACTGATGCAGACACACGGCTATCTCGCAGGG TGCTGCGTGACATAAGCGAACGTGGCCGGGACTTGGAAAGCGTTCTAGCACAGTACATCACCTTTGTCAAGCCTGCGTTTGAGGAGTTCTGTCTGCCA ACAAAGAAATATGCGGATGTTATAATACCAAGAGGAGCTGATAACATTG TTGCAATAAATCTCATAGTCCAACACATCCAGGATATTCTAAATGGTGGTTTGACCAAACGGCTGAACGGGTGGTTTAACAGTTACGGAACAACGAAGAATGAGCCGAATGTGGAGTCCAGCAGTCGGCCGCACTGA
- the uck2a gene encoding uridine-cytidine kinase 2-A isoform X2: MELLGQNEIDHHQRQVVILSQDSFYRVLTPEQKAKALKGQFNFDHPDAFDNDLIITTLWDIKEGKTVHIPVYDFVSHSRKEETVIMYPADVVLFEGILMFYSQKIRDLFQMKLFVDTDADTRLSRRVLRDISERGRDLESVLAQYITFVKPAFEEFCLPTKKYADVIIPRGADNIVAINLIVQHIQDILNGGLTKRLNGWFNSYGTTKNEPNVESSSRPH, translated from the exons ATGGAGCTGCTGGGCCAGAATGAGATTGACCACCACCAGAGGCAAGTGGTCATCCTCAGCCAGGACAGCTTCTACAGGGTCCTCACCCCGGAGCAGAAGGCCAAAGCACTAAAGGGCCAGTTCAACTTCGACCACCCAG ATGCATTTGACAACGACCTCATAATCACAACTCTGTGGGACATCAAGGAGGGAAAAACAGTTCACATCCCTGTTTATGATTTTGTTTCCCATTCCAG GAAGGAAGAGACAGTGATAATGTACCCTGCTGATGTGGTGCTGTTTGAGGGTATCCTGATGTTCTATTCTCAGAAGATTCGAGACCTTTTCCAAATGAAGCTGTTTGTGGACACTGATGCAGACACACGGCTATCTCGCAGGG TGCTGCGTGACATAAGCGAACGTGGCCGGGACTTGGAAAGCGTTCTAGCACAGTACATCACCTTTGTCAAGCCTGCGTTTGAGGAGTTCTGTCTGCCA ACAAAGAAATATGCGGATGTTATAATACCAAGAGGAGCTGATAACATTG TTGCAATAAATCTCATAGTCCAACACATCCAGGATATTCTAAATGGTGGTTTGACCAAACGGCTGAACGGGTGGTTTAACAGTTACGGAACAACGAAGAATGAGCCGAATGTGGAGTCCAGCAGTCGGCCGCACTGA
- the aatf gene encoding protein AATF — protein MAGSFSQELEALLNPLPRFADPEDDNDEATKAKVIERFNEDDDDDDDEDGLGLSALRKHNTTLLSDTDRRYVGKAVSRKQLLMDIDGSGEEEEEEEDGTIEELEEEDSMGDDDDDDDDDDEELVGIDGLDARLASKTKGSDMTFPQGVDFHKLTEGMDDLGVSEEDDDSVEETEGRDGDEGSDDDEMGDDDEDDGDEGTVRTFSKEKVDEEVEKGKAVKNQLALWDQLLEGRIKFQKALLTANQLPQPQSFPEFKRRGGGELAGALKNTHKALKALQRSLLELHDQLLYQNADTRSIALGKTGAPSEDEEINSDENEEEAGSVREVGAPKRKLEMAEYPEFMAKRFAAFQPYCNATLQKWHDKTRLTMGKSSKGFGAFDRNILTQVEQVLMDKERLVRRTQTRRSEYRILGKKEAPALASETAPTEGEEAEQQLKANTHLRDVDEDIFDDDDFYHQLLRELIERKTSAADPNDQVSMGRQWLAIQKLRSKIKKKVDTKASKGRRVRFQIHSKLVNFMAPMDHSSMSDEARSELYRGLFGRNSSVGE, from the coding sequence ATGGCAGGCTCCTTTTCTCAGGAGCTCGAGGCTTTGTTGAATCCTTTGCCTAGATTCGCGGATCCAGAAGATGATAATGACGAGGCGACCAAAGCCAAAGTCATCGAAAGATTCAACgaagacgacgacgacgacgacgacgaagATGGACTGGGCCTCAGTGCCCTGCGGAAGCACAACACAACCCTGctctcagacacagacaggcGCTACGTGGGGAAAGCAGTCTCTCGTaaacagctgctgatggatATTGATGGAtctggtgaggaggaggaggaggaggaggacggcaCCATAGAAGAGCTTGAAGAAGAGGACTCAAtgggggatgatgatgatgatgatgatgatgatgatgaggagttGGTGGGCATCGATGGACTAGATGCCAGACTGGCATCTAAGACAAAGGGTTCTGACATGACGTTCCCTCAGGGAGTGGACTTCCACAAGTTGACAGAGGGCATGGATGACCTGGGAGTGagtgaagaagatgatgatAGTGTCGAGGAGACTGaaggcagagatggagatgaAGGCTCTGACGACGATGAGATGGGAGACGACGATGAAGATGACGGGGATGAGGGAACCGTCCGCacattttcaaaagagaaaGTAGACGAGGAGGTTGAGAAAGGGAAAGCTGTGAAGAACCAGCTGGCCCTGTGGGACCAGCTGCTCGAGGGACGAATCAAGTTCCAGAAAGCTCTGTTGACAGCCAACCAGCTTCCACAGCCGCAGTCTTTCCCAGAGTTCAAGAGGAGGGGTGGAGGCGAGCTCGCAGGGGCGCTGAAGAACACCCACAAAGCTTTAAAGGCTCTGCAAAGGTCCCTGCTGGAGCTGCACGATCAGCTGCTGTACCAGAACGCAGACACGAGATCCATTGCTCTGGGGAAGACGGGAGCTCCGAGTGAAGACGAGGAGATAAACAGTGATGAGAATGAGGAAGAAGCGGGGTCGGTGCGGGAGGTTGGAGCGCCTAAAAGAAAACTGGAGATGGCGGAGTACCCAGAGTTCATGGCCAAGCGCTTTGCCGCTTTCCAGCCTTACTGCAACGCCACGCTGCAGAAGTGGCACGACAAAACCAGACTGACCATGGGTAAGAGCAGCAAAGGTTTCGGGGCCTTTGATAGGAACATACTGACTCAGGTGGAGCAGGTGCTGATGGACAAAGAGAGGCTGGTGCGGCGCACCCAGACCCGACGCTCAGAATACAGAATCCTGGGGAAAAAAGAGGCCCCTGCTCTAGCCTCCGAGACTGCCCCCACAGAAGGCgaggaggcagagcagcagctgaaagcaaacacacatctcAGAGATGTGGATGAGGACatatttgatgatgatgatttctACCACCAACTACTGAGAGAGCTCATCGAGCGCAAGACGAGTGCAGCCGATCCCAATGACCAAGTTTCTATGGGCCGGCAGTGGCTGGCCATCCAGAAATTACGCAGCAAGATCAAGAAGAAGGTAGATACCAAAGCCAGCAAAGGGCGTAGAGTCAGATTCCAGATCCACAGTAAGCTGGTTAATTTTATGGCTCCTATGGACCACAGCTCGATGAGCGACGAGGCACGCAGCGAACTTTACCGGGGCCTCTTTGGGCGGAACTCCTCAGTCGGGGAGTGA
- the magoh gene encoding protein mago nashi homolog — MSTSDFYLRYYVGHKGKFGHEFLEFEFRPDGKLRYANNSNYKNDVMIRKEAYVHKSVMEELKRIIDDSEITKEDDALWPPPDRVGRQELEIVIGDEHISFTTSKIGSLIDVNQSKDPEGLRVFYYLVQDLKCLVFSLIGLHFKIKPI; from the exons ATGTCAACAAGCGACTTCTATTTGAGATATTATGTTGGGCACAAGGGCAAGTTTGGACATGAGTTCTTGGAATTTGAATTCAGACCTGACG GCAAACTGAGGTATGCAAACAACAGTAACTACAAGAATGACGTCATGATCAGGAAAGAG GCATATGTACACAAAAGTGTgatggaggagctgaagaggaTCATCGATGACAGTGAGATCACCAAGGAAGATGATGCACTGTGGCCGCCTCCTGACAGAGTTGGCAGACAG GAACTGGAGATCGTCATTGGTGATGAACACATTTCATTCACAACTTCCAAAATTGGCTCCTTGATTGATGTCAACCAGTCAAA GGACCCTGAAGGTCTTCGTGTGTTCTACTACCTGGTGCAAGATCTGAAATGTCTTGTCTTCAGTCTCATCGGTCTACACTTCAAGATCAAGCCCATCTAA
- the cpt2 gene encoding carnitine O-palmitoyltransferase 2, mitochondrial, protein MASLLSMQWVASLRKPRSLSRLRTAARGVDKRSYSGEKASSVEYLQRSVVPSMHYQKSLPRLPVPKLEDTIRRYLAAQRPLLDDDQFRTTEKLAQDFQSGVGKQLHEELVAQDKTNKHTSYISAPWFDMYLSARDSVVLNFNPFISLNPDPKTQYNDQLIRATNMVCSAVRFMKTLRAGLLEPEVFHLNPAKSDTDSFKKFIRWVPSSLSWYGAYMVNAYPLDMSQYFRLFNSTRIPRCGRDELFTDEKGPHVLVMRKGNMYVFDIVDRDGNLVKPAEIQSHLKYILSDPAPAPAFPLGVLTSENRDVWAGLRDKLLAAGNTENLHIVDSAVFCLCLDDDSMRDHIHTSHNMLHGDGCNRWYDKSFSIILTKDGQAAINFEHSWGDGVAVLRFLNEIFKDTTEQPLVHPGSVAAAVDSASAVRRLQFQLDSELENGIQKAKESFDSTVSKLTIDAMEFKKGGKEQLKKSKLSPDAIAQLAFQMGFLRQYGKTVATYESCSTAAFMHGRTETIRPATIHTKQCSHAFVCQPGQHSVEQLRAMLKECSKYHGQLTKEAAMGQGFDRHLFALRYLANSKGQALHSLYTDPSYAAINHNILSTSTLTSPAVNLGGFAPVVPDGFGVGYGVHDDWIGCNVSSYPSRNVQEFLQCVHKSLEDIFTVVEGKPLS, encoded by the exons ATGGCCAGTCTGCTTTCAATGCAATGGGTTGCCTCTCTTAGAAAACCTAGAAGTCTGAGTCGCTTGAGGACGGCCGCACGGGGAGTCGACAAGCGAAGCTACAGCGGTGAAAAGGCGTCTTCAGTCGAATATTTACAGCGAAGTGTGGTGCCATCGATGCATTACCAGAAAAGCTTGCCGAG GCTACCTGTACCAAAACTGGAGGACACTATCAGGAGGTATTTAGCTGCCCAGAGGCCTCTGTTGGATGATGACCAGTTCAG GACAACAGAGAAACTTGCACAGGATTTCCAAAGTGGTGTGGGGAAACAGCTGCATGAGGAACTGGTAGCCCAGGATAAAACCAATAAGCACACAAGCTACATCTCAG CACCATGGTTTGATATGTACCTATCTGCACGTGACTCTGTGGTGCTGAACTTCAACCCCTTCATATCCTTGAATCCTGACCCTAAGACGCAGTACAACGACCAGCTTATACGGGCAACTAATATGGTGTGTTCAGCAGTGCGCTTCATGAAAACGCTTCGAGCTGGATTACTGGAGCCAGAGGTTTTCCATCTAAACCCGGCAAAGAGTGACACAGACAGCTTCAAGAAGTTCATCCGTTGGGtgccttcctctctgtcttggTATGGAGCCTACATGGTGAATGCATACCCCCTGGACATGTCTCAGTACTTTCGCCTCTTCAACTCAACTCGGATTCCCCGGTGTGGGCGAGATGAGCTCTTCACCGATGAGAAAGGACCACATGTCCTAGTTATGAGAAAAGGTAACATGTATGTATTCGACATTGTAGACAGGGACGGTAATTTAGTGAAGCCTGCAGAGATCCAGTCCCacttgaagtacattttgtCTGACCCGGCACCAGCACCCGCCTTTCCTCTTGGTGTGCTTACCAGTGAGAACAGGGATGTGTGGGCCGGGCTGAGGGACAAACTGCTAGCTgctggaaacacagaaaatttaCACATTGTTGACAGcgctgttttctgtctctgcctggATGATGATAGCATGCGGGACCATATTCACACCTCCCACAACATGCTGCACGGCGACGGCTGCAACCGGTGGTATGACAAGTCCTTCAGCATCATTCTCACCAAAGATGGACAGGCAGCCATTAATTTTGAGCATTCCTGGGGTGACGGTGTCGCTGTCCTCCGCTTTCTGAATGAGATCTTCAAAGACACAACAGAGCAGCCACTGGTGCACCCAGGCTCTGTGGCTGCCGCTGTGGATTCCGCGTCTGCTGTGCGCAGGCTGCAGTTCCAATTGGACAGTGAGCTGGAGAATGGCATCCAAAAAGCGAAGGAGAGCTTTGATTCAACAGTTTCAAAACTCACCATTGATGCCATGGAGTTCAAGAAGGGTGGGAAGGAACAGTTGAAGAAGAGCAAGTTGAGTCCAGATGCTATCGCCCAACTTGCTTTTCAGATGGGCTTCCTGAGGCAGTACGGAAAGACAGTAGCCACATATGAGTCGTGTAGCACCGCAGCGTTCATGCATGGCCGCACAGAGACAATTCGACCAGCTACCATACACACCAAACAATGTTCGCACGCCTTTGTTTGCCAGCCAGGACAGCACAGTGTGGAGCAACTACGGGCCATGCTCAAGGAATGCTCAAAATATCATGGACAGCTCACCAAGGAAGCAGCTATGG GACAAGGTTTTGACCGACATCTCTTTGCCCTGCGATACCTGGCCAACTCAAAGGGCCAAGCCCTGCACAGCCTGTACACTGACCCCAGTTACGCCGCCATCAACCACAACATCCTCTCCACCAGCACCCTGACCAGTCCAGCCGTGAACCTCGGGGGCTTTGCCCCGGTGGTGCCTGATGGGTTTGGTGTGGGCTACGGTGTCCATGACGACTGGATCGGCTGCAATGTGTCCAGCTACCCGTCTCGCAACGTCCAGGAATTCCTGCAGTGTGTCCACAAGTCTTTAGAGGACATTTTCACAGTAGTGGAGGGAAAGCCACTCAGTTAA
- the scp2b gene encoding sterol carrier protein 2b — protein sequence MPERQIPRIQAINTSASDGLEGFKAHAVFQEINKKLQEEGEQFVKKIGGVFAFKVKDGPNGQDATWFVDVKNGKGCVHNDTAKKADCTISMSDTDLLALMTGKMNPQTAFFQGKLKITGNMGLAMKLQSLQLQPGKAKL from the exons ATGCCTGAAAGACAGATACCGAG GATACAAGCCATTAACACCAGTGCTAGTGATGGACTAGAAGGGTTCAAGGCACATGCTGTGTTCCAGGAAATCAACAAGAAGCTTCAGGAG GAGGGGGAGCAGTTTGTGAAAAAGATCGGGGGAGTGTTTGCCTTTAAAGTGAAGGATGGCCCGAATGGACAGGATGCAACTTGGTTCGTGGATGTGAAGAACGGCAAAGGCTGTGTTCACAATGACACAG CTAAGAAAGCAGATTGCACCATTTCCATGTCGGATACAGATTTGTTAGCCTTGATGACGGGGAAGATGAACCCACAGACT GCGTTTTTCCAGGGCAAGCTGAAGATTACAGGAAACATGGGACTGGCCATGAAGCTTCAAagcctgcagctgcagccaggCAAAGCCAAGCTGTAG